A region of Pseudopipra pipra isolate bDixPip1 chromosome 10, bDixPip1.hap1, whole genome shotgun sequence DNA encodes the following proteins:
- the MAP6D1 gene encoding MAP6 domain-containing protein 1: MAWPCISRVCCLARFWSQLDKSDLSVPLTIHNYSDIEEQEDGPAQRGGPPSRGSARPPAPARRPRDPAAGKPSGRRKGRAAAAGEPFAAETQYRQDFRAWPLPRRDAFPWVSASSGGGGGRDGAAPQPAPGRAACALPGGGGRTAIDGPEQLRPRSQADGGHTTSYRQEYRPWTGAKPSKPIKTKQGFIMPEDRFVQETSYKADFKIPEVKTRFSPNPSAVFQAPSRILNV, from the exons ATGGCCTGGCCCTGCATCAGCCGGGTGTGCTGCCTGGCCCGCTTCTGGAGCCAGCTGGACAAGTCCGACCTCTCTGTGCCGCTCACTATCCACAACTACTCGGACATCGAGGAGCAGGAGGACGGGCCGGCCCAGCGCGGCGGGCCCCCCTCGCGGGGCAGCGCTCGCCCGCCTGCCCCGGCGCGCCGCCCGCGGGATCCCGCCGCCGGGAAGCCGAGCGGCCGCAGGAAGGGCCGGGCGGCCGCCGCCGGAGAGCCCTTCGCGGCCGAGACCCAGTACCGGCAGGACTTCAGAGCGTGGCCCCTCCCGAGGAGGGACGCCTTCCCCTGGGTCAGCGCCAGtagcggcggcggcggcgggagggacGGGGCCGCCCCCCAGCCCGCCCCGGGACGCGCCGCCTGCGCCttgcccggcggcggcgggagaaCGGCGATCGACGGCCCCGAGCAGCTCCGGCCGCGCTCGCAGGCGGACGGCGGCCACACCACCTCCTACAG ACAAGAGTATCGCCCATGGACTGGAGCCAAACCATCCAAGCCTATAAAGACAAAACAAGGCTTCATTATGCCAGAAGACCGTTTTGTTCAAGAGACAAGCTACAAGGCAGACTTTAAG ATCCCAGAGGTGAAGACCAGGTTCTCCCCCAACCCTTCGGCTGTTTTCCAAGCGCCATCGCGGATCCTCAACGTTTGA